The DNA segment GGTTCGTTTTACCTCGGCGCCGTTGGTAATAGGGGCATCCAATCAAGTCAGTGCTTCGCTGCTAGTGGTGCTTGGTGCCCATGCTAACGAGCTGCTTTCTCAACTTGAAGCTCTTGGGGCGAATCAATTCACGCTACTGCATAATGCCGACTGGCAGACAGGCCTGTCATCGTCGCTGCGAGTCGCGGCGGATTATGCAAAAGCGCAGCAGTTTGATGGCATGTTACTCACCTTAGCGGATCAGGTCGCGCTGACATTTGAAGACTATCTGCAGCTGATTGAGACTTGGCAAACGAGTCAGCAATCTGTGGCCGCGCTTTATGCGAACGAAGCTGTGACCTTCAATGGACAAGA comes from the Shewanella mangrovisoli genome and includes:
- a CDS encoding nucleotidyltransferase family protein, which codes for MLSRQRLLIVVLAAGESRRFQGIKLAQPLSTSSSANSGQSILQRHIDLLVRFTSAPLVIGASNQVSASLLVVLGAHANELLSQLEALGANQFTLLHNADWQTGLSSSLRVAADYAKAQQFDGMLLTLADQVALTFEDYLQLIETWQTSQQSVAALYANEAVTFNGQEKLDELGAPAIFNASILDLLTDLTGDRGAKSILKQLANVGELVAVPLPHAAIDIDTKADLASWLALKE